GAGCTGTAGTGGCGGTAGCCGGCCCCGGCGTTGAAAGTGGGGTCGATGGCGCGCTGCATGGTAGCCGGGCCGCTCACGATGCCGTTGGTGTTTACCACGAGGGCGGTGCCGGCGGTGGGCGTCGAAAGTAGCGTCAGCAGCTGGCTGCTGCTGGTGGTCAGGTTACCATTGGTGAGGGCTACCGTCTGGGCCACGGCTACCCCGCCGTTGTTCAGGGTGAGGCCAGCGGCGTTGTTGACCGTGAGGCTACGCACGCGGCTGGGCAGGCCGGCGCCCGAGGTCTGGGCATCGGAGCCAATGTACTCGTAGCTGGCATCGTTGGAGAACGAGCGGCTGCCGGTGAGTTGAATAGCGCCGCTAGCCCCGGTGGCGGCAATGCCGTCGGTGGCGCAGATGCGCAGCGTAGCGCCGGCTTGCAGCTCAAACGTGCCCGCGCCGGTGATGGCCTGGCAGTTGGTAGCCAGCACGCCGCGGGTGCTCAGGATGCCGCCGGTTTGCACTACCAGGGCGCCGTTTACTACGATGGGGCCGTTGAACGACGCAGCGCCAGTTTTGGTGATGGTGATGTTGTTATACGTGCCGGCCTCGACGGGCATGGCCGTGCTCACTATCAGGTCAGGCGCCACGATGCTGTTGGTGGGGCCACTGGCCGGACTGGTGCCGCTCCAGGGCGTTTGCAGGAAGGGGAATCTGGCCCGGATGGTCGTATCATTTTTCTCCACGCCGGTCGTGAAGCCCAGCACGTTGCCGAGCTGCGGCGTCACGGGGTTGGTGGCGGTGGGGCCAAAGTCGTCGTACCACAGGCCAATGGCCGCCAGCACCACGCCGCTCACAGCCTTCAGCTCAATCTGGTCCACGGCATCCTCCAGGCGGCGGCCGTTGGGGAAGCCGTCCATGTTCGGGATATTCTGCAAGCTGGCGTCCTTGTTAAAGCGCCCGTCGGTGAGGCCTAGCGCGGCGGCGGCCAGCAGGCCCTGGTTGCTGAAATCGGCCGAGTTGCGCGGAGTGGGCGGCACGGCCATATTCAGGCGCAGCATATCACCCACCACTGGCAGGAAATTGTTGATAAATGGCTTACCAGCACTAAGCGGATTCACGGCGGAACCACTGCCCGGAGCCAGCATCGTTTTGCCGGTGGCTAGCTGATACGGCGCCTGGTTAGGCACGCCGGTGTGAAAAATCGGCTTGATATCGACCGAGCGCGGCTGGCCGGGCCCCGGCAGCAGGTAGTTGCCGTAGGTAGCGGGGTCGAAGGCCGTGCCCACCAGGGCCGGGTTGCCCTTGAGCGGATATAGGCCATCGGCCCCATTGCGGAAGTCGAAGCCATTGGCCGGAAAGCCGGCGCGGCCATACAGCGACTTGCTCTGAATGCGCAGCGCCGCCACGTTCGGAATCGCCTCGCCGTAATAGGTCTGACCGGCGGGCTTGGGCGCGGCGCCGTTCATGGGCGAGTTGTCGGCCAGGTAGAGGCCCAGCTCGGGGTTGGAGAGGTAGCCGTCGGTCACGCTCGACTCGGTGTAGGGCGTGCGGGCATTCCAGGCGTCTTTGCCGCCGATGGGGGTAATTACTTCGTTGGTGAGCGGCATGCCTAGGCGCGACACCTGTACCCAGTCGCCGCTGTTGGTGGGGTTGGCGGTGTTGCTCAGCGTTTGCATGGCCGGGCGGCTGGCCGAGGCCCACACCCCGATTACGTAGTCGGGGTCCAGGATGGTAGAGGGCGCATTCTTGCCGTTTTTCTGGAGCACCGTAATCGGAATGCTCATCGTAATCGAGTGGCAGTTCTTATGCGACAAGCCATCGGTAGCCTTGGTGGGCCGAATGTTGGCCAGGTCGAAAATGGCGCCCAGGTCGGCAAAGAAAGGGTCGTCGGCCGGGCCGCACAGCATTTTCTCGCCCGTGCCGGCCGTGGTAATGGCGCTCTCGCGCACGTCGGTTTCGTAGTTGGCCTTGGCTAGCCCCGCCCCGCCGCTGATGGAGCGCGGCCCCACGTTATTGGCCGGCACCACGCCGTTGGTCACGATGGTAGTCGATACGCCACCCACAATTTTCTCGCAGGTATAAGTGGTTTTCAGGTTTTGAGCCCCGAGCCGGATGTTGAAAAACGTGGTCGGGTCCTCGTTCACCCGCGTGAAGGTGAAGCGGTAGGTAATATCGTCGCTGGTGGTATTAGAGGCGTTGTTCTTGACGTGAATCTCATACCGCACATTCTCGCCGAAAGTCGAGTAGTTGGGCCCGCCCTGCGGCAGCTCAAACGGAATGTAGTTGGCCACGATGGTTACCCGGGTAGCGTCGTTGGGGTCCACAAAGGCGTAGAGGTCGGTGTTGTCGGCCACCGGGTCGTCGGCAATCAGCGGGGCTTCGCGGTGCGAAGAAGCCTCCAGGGGCGTGTAGCGAAGCTGGCTCCAGGTGGCCAGGCCGCCTACTGCCGCAGCCACCAGGGCCGGCAGCGCGACATAAGCGCGTAACTGTTTGGAATTCATTTTAATAGACGATAGTAGTGAGACAATGAGTTAGCGGCGCACGCGGTAGCCCTCCCAGGGCGTTTGCACGTAGGGGAAGCTGGCGCGGAACGTCGTGTCGTTTTTTTCGACCCCGGCGGTGAAATTCAGCACCCCCTTCAGGCTCGGCGTCACGGGGTTAGTGGCGGTGGGGCCAAAGTCGTCGTACCACAGGCCGATGGCCGCCAGCACGGCGCCGCCCACGGCCTGCAACTCAATCTTCACTACTTCGTCTTCGAGGCGGCGCCCGTTGGGAAAGCCGTCCATGTTTGGGATATTCTGTAAGGCCTGGGTGGTGTTAAAGCGCGGGTCGGTGAGGCCCAGCACGGCCGCCGCAATCAGGCCCTGGTTGCTGAAATCGGGCGAGCTGCGCGGGGTGGCGGGCACGGCCATGTTCAGGCGCAGCATGTCGCCGCCGGGGCCGCCATTGGCGGTGCCGCTCAGTGGCAAGAAGTTGTTTATGAATGGCTTACCAGCCGACAGTGGAAGGCCATCTTTCTTATTGACAGCTAGCTGGTAGGGCGGCAGGTTGGGCACGCCGGTGTGGAAAATCGGCTTCAAATCCACCGAGCGCGGGCTGTTAGCCACCAGCAGGTAGTTGCCGTACAGATTGTCGGCCAGGGCGGTATTAGCTACCAGCGGCGTGCCCTTGAGCGGGTACAGGCCCGGTGCCTGGTTGCGGAAGTCGAAGCCGCCATCATATGGCGCGGGCAGGCGGCCATACAGCGACTTGGTTTGCATGCGCAAGGCCATCAGGGCCGGCACGGCCTCACCG
The genomic region above belongs to Hymenobacter sp. BRD128 and contains:
- a CDS encoding DUF4331 family protein, which codes for MNSKQLRAYVALPALVAAAVGGLATWSQLRYTPLEASSHREAPLIADDPVADNTDLYAFVDPNDATRVTIVANYIPFELPQGGPNYSTFGENVRYEIHVKNNASNTTSDDITYRFTFTRVNEDPTTFFNIRLGAQNLKTTYTCEKIVGGVSTTIVTNGVVPANNVGPRSISGGAGLAKANYETDVRESAITTAGTGEKMLCGPADDPFFADLGAIFDLANIRPTKATDGLSHKNCHSITMSIPITVLQKNGKNAPSTILDPDYVIGVWASASRPAMQTLSNTANPTNSGDWVQVSRLGMPLTNEVITPIGGKDAWNARTPYTESSVTDGYLSNPELGLYLADNSPMNGAAPKPAGQTYYGEAIPNVAALRIQSKSLYGRAGFPANGFDFRNGADGLYPLKGNPALVGTAFDPATYGNYLLPGPGQPRSVDIKPIFHTGVPNQAPYQLATGKTMLAPGSGSAVNPLSAGKPFINNFLPVVGDMLRLNMAVPPTPRNSADFSNQGLLAAAALGLTDGRFNKDASLQNIPNMDGFPNGRRLEDAVDQIELKAVSGVVLAAIGLWYDDFGPTATNPVTPQLGNVLGFTTGVEKNDTTIRARFPFLQTPWSGTSPASGPTNSIVAPDLIVSTAMPVEAGTYNNITITKTGAASFNGPIVVNGALVVQTGGILSTRGVLATNCQAITGAGTFELQAGATLRICATDGIAATGASGAIQLTGSRSFSNDASYEYIGSDAQTSGAGLPSRVRSLTVNNAAGLTLNNGGVAVAQTVALTNGNLTTSSSQLLTLLSTPTAGTALVVNTNGIVSGPATMQRAIDPTFNAGAGYRHYSSPMVNNTLSNLTSNVAGFTPIYNTAYNTAPMPSAVTPFPNVYAYEQSRVTTSGNAGSIDFDKGFFVPLATDAMTPVRGYDLNIPASSTVALMGTLNNGPQSISGLARGPQTQSGWQLLGNPYPSPIDFTEVSGVTAGVTRTNLDDAVYVYQSTGQYVGSYRSYVNGLGGSPLVASMQGFFMRVTTPGSSNGSLALTNAARVTTFATTPSFNRSTADTRPQVRLRLQGSTPLIDETTVYFEQGATAGFDPRFDAFKLPNSSGMSVSSLITNSELSINGLAPLTGAAVTVPLNVQVSGAGSYSLNAIDLLNFNSATPVYLLDTQTGARVDLGKQPVYSFTANTASLTGRFSLLFGAAPLATAPAAVADQVKLFPNPAKGSFTVVVPAELGRTAVTATLFNQLGQQVAQQTLPMTAAGASAQFDVSYLSLGVYTLRLKSGDNQVTKRVVVAQ